The following coding sequences are from one Venturia canescens isolate UGA chromosome 5, ASM1945775v1, whole genome shotgun sequence window:
- the cnn gene encoding centrosomin isoform X2: MNRYLQCPDDTAVSINYFDTTNMPLQDITMDQTAAVPNGSSGNTPGIGTGGRTMKEYEDQLEALKKENFNLKLRIYFLEDRMGVTAADEDPVKKNIELKVEIESLRKEQIEKQELLTQAAKGFELMEEQKNALLSNQTKYQESLEKERARIEELEAELEMWKAKLSDTTMYYQESFGITPEEACEQQEKLHQMEEVVASLEAEVKQITASLEEERNWAHELEIERDQFRDRLDAETRLREKLSSEHANDIDGLRERIRELEEDLSKRESLVQQQKSEIAEKDRLVKEKMLLLEETCRTYEEVSAVAEKRKKQIVQLRLSVKSRDDALTDLNNKHRALLNQFEQSHSKRSSAPTSPVVSTPFPGSCSPSSGLKSPSKYGLSPFTWELHKSSSFDLPNQDAVSPDDSEIAALRKKNEEYENEKKVQEEAKKQLILKLCNVKKAAKVTEEKLKKLEIEHMKALQSIQGLMELQANNEDKVIRKDRQVKELEQKLQKIYKNMESTRTNHPERDQTDQQRFEEMESKIDELRVQIESVKAEKCLLEKKSRADSEILEEQLHEKEAKIETLETEKNAIRQELWEKIQQLDRLKEAYEQANDRIDKLEFEDVSGEQQRVREELILRNIEIEEKNRRIEQLSKDLQVKTQNLQKLVNTELWSKNKEIAKLHNQTMSVNQSQDTSRGNKSEQDEQRTNSQLTLLLRELNSIGVGVTFTSEVVQLNYVNGNEPIDVKTLTEYVQKLVNQKRELEREVDYLRWLKFVAQPDFTSNSDVENPSFTENERAKKYCEMLRTHVKDLFKFMKEMLKNTHSPSSLSDDHRNIVLDVLLSSKTLYDDFAKTQKGEVLPWEDIAGFGKSARRSQSTELMALNEPRKSNGFEAQSDSEAFSEPDRKVSLARIGLQETLKTHKSSNRPRASKYLKNFSDSEDSIDFVPHHKNSHQSETTGEIDVPQQIQQIVETNKLLSIELRILREEILPKMEDTEIVDKISSLIETLEKSKAFNERLRSSLERSLEEWREMKNDGKNNSLRKAQLEMKITDVEIMAIEIAKQKSELLNYKEDTDRKASEMMITLNRENEALRTRIKLLEEENELTRSNVSTLSKDLDQLTLSHSQVLVENTKLTNDKLRLEQELRKSENKYDTTVRCLQDKFNKEVTDLNQMNDSHRARLEELEVTNKELRRHVVVCEASDSAPSSSGVSSIPTDNGHKQTCEDLLQEYHTYNGSQYWLPINYPTSTGRSKSSCSPDLGIESDAAVSTTRPLQDTLKITESMTNLLSDEDYNSNTHRGMRDVDRDSPLHLEGLDEVEALKQENEALKRRLMKTRRALEDTFQHLSASNKNKKNVEKAITKQLMMTKSILKKTRTYEEPFD; this comes from the exons GAAGCTCTGGCAACACGCCTGGAATCGGAACAGGCGGCagaaccatgaaggaatacgAGGATCAACTCGAAGCtctcaaaaaagaaaatttcaatctcAAGTTacgtatttattttcttgaagACCGTATGGGAGTCACTGCGGCTGACGAGGATcctgtgaagaaaaatatagaattaaAG GTCGAAATCGAGTCCCTAAGGAAAGAGCAAATCGAAAAACAGGAACTCCTTACACAGGCTGCCAAAGGCTTTGAATTGATGGAGGAACAGAAGAACGCTTTGTTAAGTAATCAAACCAAGTATCAAGAATCATTggagaaggagagagcgaggaTAGAAGAGCTCGAAGCTG aACTGGAAATGTGGAAAGCGAAATTGAGCGATACAACGATGTACTATCAAGAGAGTTTTGGTATAACACCTGAAGAAGCTTGTGAGCAACAAGAAAAATTGCATCAGATGGAAGAAGTTGTTGCTTCCCTTGAGGCTGAG GTGAAGCAGATAACAGCGAGTCTGGAGGAGGAGCGAAACTGGGCCCATGAATTGGAGATCGAGAGAGATCAGTTCCGCGATCGATTGGATGCGGAAACGCGACTACGAGAAAAACTCTCGTCAGAGCATGCGAACGATATTGATGGATTGAGGGAACGAATAAGAGAACTCGAGGAAGATTTGTCGAAGAGGGAGAGCTTGGTACAGCAACAGAAAAGCGAGATTGCCGAGAAAGATCGTTTggttaaagaaaaaatgttgctgcTCGAAGAAACTTGCCGCACGTACGAGGAAGTTAGCGCAGTcgctgaaaaaagaaaaaaacagattGTACAGCTGAGACTCTCTGTTAAGTCGAGGGACGATGCTCTCACGGATCtcaataacaaacatcgagCTCTTCTGAATCAG TTTGAGCAGAGCCATTCAAAGCGTTCTTCAGCGCCCACCAGTCCAGTAGTTTCTACACCATTTCCAGGATCTTGTTCTCCAAGTTCAGGCCTGAAGAGTCCATCGAAGTATGGTCTCAGTCCATTTACATGGGAACTTCACAAATCTTCGAGTTTTGATTTACCGAATCAGGATGCTGTTTCGCCGGACGATTCTGAGATCGCTGCTTTGAGGAAG AAAAATGAGGAAtacgaaaacgaaaagaaagtcCAAGAGGAGGCGAAGAAGCAGTTGATATTGAAATTGTGCAATGTTAAAAAAGCGGCTAAAGTTACggaagaaaagttgaaaaaacttgagatCGAGCACATGAAAGCGTTGCAATCAATTCAGGGCTTGATGGAGCTCCAGGCGAATAATGAGGATAAAGTGATTCGGAAGGACCGTCAAGTCAAAGAATTGGAACAGAAGCTTCaaaaaatctacaaaaatATGGAGAGCACGAGAACGAATCATCCAGAACGCGATCAAACGGATCAG CAACGGTTTGAGGAAATGGAGAGTAAGATCGATGAGCTCCGTGTACAGATCGAGAGCGTCAAGGCTGAGAAATGTCTTCTGGAGAAAAAGTCACGAGCCGATTCCGAG ATACTTGAAGAACAGCTCCACGAAAAAGAGGCGAAGATCGAGACGTTGGAAACTGAGAAAAATGCAATACGACAAGAGTTGTGGGAAAAAATACAGCAATTGGACAGATTGAAGGAAGCTTACGAGCAAGCGAACGACAGAATTGACAAATTGGAATTCGAAGACGTGTCAGGAGAGCAGCAGAGAGTGCGAGAAGAATTGATACTCCGAAACATCGAgatcgaagagaaaaatcgtagAATTGAGCAATTATCGAAAGATCTTCAAGTGAAAACGCAAAATCttcaaaaattggtgaacactgAATTGTGGAGTAAAAATAAAGAGATCGCCAAGTTACACAATCAGACAATGTCAGTGAATCAATCGCAGGACACGAGTCGCGGAAATAAATCGGAACAGGATGAACAACGTACGAATTCTCAACTGACTTTGCTTCTGAGAGAATTGAATAGTATCGGCGTCGGAGTAACATTTACGAGTGAGGTTGTGCAGCTCAACTACGTGAACGGTAACGAGCCCATCGATGTGAAAACATTGACGGAATACGTGCAAAAGCTGGTCAATCAAAAGCGGGAATTGGAGCGCGAAGTCGACTACCTTAGGTGGTTAAAATTCGTAGCCCAGCCAGATTTTACTTCCAACTCGGATGTAGAGAATCCTTCATTCACTGAGAACGAAAGAGCAAAGAAATATTGCGAAATGTTGCGCACTCACGTGAAGGATCTCTTTAAATTCATGaaagaaatgttaaaaaatacgCACAGTCCGTCGAGTCTGAGCGACGATCATCGTAATATCGTACTCGACGTGCTTCTCAGCTCAAAAACGCTCTACGACGATTTTGCAAAAACGCAAAAGGGTGAAGTACTTCCGTGGGAAGATATCGCTGGTTTTGGAAAATCCGCTCGTCGCAGTCAATCGACCGAGCTCATGGCTCTCAATGAACCTAGAAAATCCAACGGTTTCGAGGCACAGTCAGATTCTGAAGCTTTTTCGGAGCCCGATCGCAAAGTTTCACTGGCGCGAATCGGCCTTCAAGAAACTCTAAAAACTCACAAATCATCCAACAGACCAAGAGCCTCCAAGTACTTGAAAAACTTCAGCGACTCCGAAGACTCCATAGACTTCGTACCTCACCACAAAAATTCCCATCAGTCTGAAACTACCGGAGAAATAGACGTGCCACAACAAATACAACAGATCGTCGAAACGAATAAACTTTTGAGTATAGAATTGAGGATTTTGCGTGAAGAAATACTACCGAAAATGGAGGATACCGAGATCGTCGATAAAATCTCATCGTTGATTGAAACtctcgaaaaatcaaaagCATTCAACGAACGTTTGCGATCTTCGCTCGAGAGAAGTCTCGAAGAAtggagagaaatgaaaaacgacGGTAAAAACAACAGCTTACGAAAAGCTCAACTTGAAATGAAGATTACCGATGTTGAGATCATGGCGATTGAGATCGCTAAGCAAAAGAGCGAACTGCTCAATTACAAAGAAGATACTGACAGAAAAGCCTCCGAGATGATGATTACTCTCAACAGAGAAAACGAGGCGTTAagaacgagaataaaattacTCGAGGAAGAAAATGAACTCACGAGATCCAACGTTTCGACGCTTTCCAAAGACCTCGATCAACTCACTCTTTCACACAGTCAAGTTCTTGTCGAAAATACTAAACTTACTAACGACAAATTGAGACTGGAACAAGAACTTCGAAAAAGCGAGAACAAATATGATACCACTGTGCGATGTCTTCAAGACAAATTTAACAAAGAG GTGACTGATCTCAATCAAATGAACGATTCTCACCGGGCGAGGCTCGAAGAACTCGAAGTGACAAACAAAGAACTGAGAAGGCACGTGGTCGTTTGCGAAGCCAGTGATTCGGCGCCAAGTTCGAGCGGAGTTTCCTCCATTCCCACCGATAACGGTCACAAACAAACTTGCGAGGATTTGTTGCAAGAATATCATACGTAcaat gGTTCTCAATACTGGTTGCCCATAAACTATCCGACATCAACGGGACGAAGTAAATCGTCGTGTTCCCCAGATTTGGGGATTGAGAGCGATGCAGCAGTGTCGACGACGCGGCCACTGCAAGACACACTTAAAATTACAGAATCAATGACGAATTTGTTAAGCGATGAGGACTACAATTCGAACACACATCGAGGAATGCGTGACGTGGACCGGGACAGTCCGCTTCATTTAGAAG GTTTGGACGAAGTCGAGGCTCTTAAGCAGGAGAACGAGGCGTTAAAGAGAAGATTGATGAAAACGAGGCGAGCGCTTGAAGACACGTTCCAACATCTCTCTGCTTCAAACAAGAACAAGAAGAATGTAGAAAAAGCGATAACCAAACAGCTCATGATGACGAAGAGTATtctgaaaaaaacgagaacatATGAGGAACCATTCGATTGA
- the cnn gene encoding centrosomin isoform X1 → MKMLFGGYGSSYHSPNGPTSPTRSSVWGSAYSPFRNTNMPLQDITMDQTAAVPNGSSGNTPGIGTGGRTMKEYEDQLEALKKENFNLKLRIYFLEDRMGVTAADEDPVKKNIELKVEIESLRKEQIEKQELLTQAAKGFELMEEQKNALLSNQTKYQESLEKERARIEELEAELEMWKAKLSDTTMYYQESFGITPEEACEQQEKLHQMEEVVASLEAEVKQITASLEEERNWAHELEIERDQFRDRLDAETRLREKLSSEHANDIDGLRERIRELEEDLSKRESLVQQQKSEIAEKDRLVKEKMLLLEETCRTYEEVSAVAEKRKKQIVQLRLSVKSRDDALTDLNNKHRALLNQFEQSHSKRSSAPTSPVVSTPFPGSCSPSSGLKSPSKYGLSPFTWELHKSSSFDLPNQDAVSPDDSEIAALRKKNEEYENEKKVQEEAKKQLILKLCNVKKAAKVTEEKLKKLEIEHMKALQSIQGLMELQANNEDKVIRKDRQVKELEQKLQKIYKNMESTRTNHPERDQTDQQRFEEMESKIDELRVQIESVKAEKCLLEKKSRADSEILEEQLHEKEAKIETLETEKNAIRQELWEKIQQLDRLKEAYEQANDRIDKLEFEDVSGEQQRVREELILRNIEIEEKNRRIEQLSKDLQVKTQNLQKLVNTELWSKNKEIAKLHNQTMSVNQSQDTSRGNKSEQDEQRTNSQLTLLLRELNSIGVGVTFTSEVVQLNYVNGNEPIDVKTLTEYVQKLVNQKRELEREVDYLRWLKFVAQPDFTSNSDVENPSFTENERAKKYCEMLRTHVKDLFKFMKEMLKNTHSPSSLSDDHRNIVLDVLLSSKTLYDDFAKTQKGEVLPWEDIAGFGKSARRSQSTELMALNEPRKSNGFEAQSDSEAFSEPDRKVSLARIGLQETLKTHKSSNRPRASKYLKNFSDSEDSIDFVPHHKNSHQSETTGEIDVPQQIQQIVETNKLLSIELRILREEILPKMEDTEIVDKISSLIETLEKSKAFNERLRSSLERSLEEWREMKNDGKNNSLRKAQLEMKITDVEIMAIEIAKQKSELLNYKEDTDRKASEMMITLNRENEALRTRIKLLEEENELTRSNVSTLSKDLDQLTLSHSQVLVENTKLTNDKLRLEQELRKSENKYDTTVRCLQDKFNKEVTDLNQMNDSHRARLEELEVTNKELRRHVVVCEASDSAPSSSGVSSIPTDNGHKQTCEDLLQEYHTYNGSQYWLPINYPTSTGRSKSSCSPDLGIESDAAVSTTRPLQDTLKITESMTNLLSDEDYNSNTHRGMRDVDRDSPLHLEGLDEVEALKQENEALKRRLMKTRRALEDTFQHLSASNKNKKNVEKAITKQLMMTKSILKKTRTYEEPFD, encoded by the exons GAAGCTCTGGCAACACGCCTGGAATCGGAACAGGCGGCagaaccatgaaggaatacgAGGATCAACTCGAAGCtctcaaaaaagaaaatttcaatctcAAGTTacgtatttattttcttgaagACCGTATGGGAGTCACTGCGGCTGACGAGGATcctgtgaagaaaaatatagaattaaAG GTCGAAATCGAGTCCCTAAGGAAAGAGCAAATCGAAAAACAGGAACTCCTTACACAGGCTGCCAAAGGCTTTGAATTGATGGAGGAACAGAAGAACGCTTTGTTAAGTAATCAAACCAAGTATCAAGAATCATTggagaaggagagagcgaggaTAGAAGAGCTCGAAGCTG aACTGGAAATGTGGAAAGCGAAATTGAGCGATACAACGATGTACTATCAAGAGAGTTTTGGTATAACACCTGAAGAAGCTTGTGAGCAACAAGAAAAATTGCATCAGATGGAAGAAGTTGTTGCTTCCCTTGAGGCTGAG GTGAAGCAGATAACAGCGAGTCTGGAGGAGGAGCGAAACTGGGCCCATGAATTGGAGATCGAGAGAGATCAGTTCCGCGATCGATTGGATGCGGAAACGCGACTACGAGAAAAACTCTCGTCAGAGCATGCGAACGATATTGATGGATTGAGGGAACGAATAAGAGAACTCGAGGAAGATTTGTCGAAGAGGGAGAGCTTGGTACAGCAACAGAAAAGCGAGATTGCCGAGAAAGATCGTTTggttaaagaaaaaatgttgctgcTCGAAGAAACTTGCCGCACGTACGAGGAAGTTAGCGCAGTcgctgaaaaaagaaaaaaacagattGTACAGCTGAGACTCTCTGTTAAGTCGAGGGACGATGCTCTCACGGATCtcaataacaaacatcgagCTCTTCTGAATCAG TTTGAGCAGAGCCATTCAAAGCGTTCTTCAGCGCCCACCAGTCCAGTAGTTTCTACACCATTTCCAGGATCTTGTTCTCCAAGTTCAGGCCTGAAGAGTCCATCGAAGTATGGTCTCAGTCCATTTACATGGGAACTTCACAAATCTTCGAGTTTTGATTTACCGAATCAGGATGCTGTTTCGCCGGACGATTCTGAGATCGCTGCTTTGAGGAAG AAAAATGAGGAAtacgaaaacgaaaagaaagtcCAAGAGGAGGCGAAGAAGCAGTTGATATTGAAATTGTGCAATGTTAAAAAAGCGGCTAAAGTTACggaagaaaagttgaaaaaacttgagatCGAGCACATGAAAGCGTTGCAATCAATTCAGGGCTTGATGGAGCTCCAGGCGAATAATGAGGATAAAGTGATTCGGAAGGACCGTCAAGTCAAAGAATTGGAACAGAAGCTTCaaaaaatctacaaaaatATGGAGAGCACGAGAACGAATCATCCAGAACGCGATCAAACGGATCAG CAACGGTTTGAGGAAATGGAGAGTAAGATCGATGAGCTCCGTGTACAGATCGAGAGCGTCAAGGCTGAGAAATGTCTTCTGGAGAAAAAGTCACGAGCCGATTCCGAG ATACTTGAAGAACAGCTCCACGAAAAAGAGGCGAAGATCGAGACGTTGGAAACTGAGAAAAATGCAATACGACAAGAGTTGTGGGAAAAAATACAGCAATTGGACAGATTGAAGGAAGCTTACGAGCAAGCGAACGACAGAATTGACAAATTGGAATTCGAAGACGTGTCAGGAGAGCAGCAGAGAGTGCGAGAAGAATTGATACTCCGAAACATCGAgatcgaagagaaaaatcgtagAATTGAGCAATTATCGAAAGATCTTCAAGTGAAAACGCAAAATCttcaaaaattggtgaacactgAATTGTGGAGTAAAAATAAAGAGATCGCCAAGTTACACAATCAGACAATGTCAGTGAATCAATCGCAGGACACGAGTCGCGGAAATAAATCGGAACAGGATGAACAACGTACGAATTCTCAACTGACTTTGCTTCTGAGAGAATTGAATAGTATCGGCGTCGGAGTAACATTTACGAGTGAGGTTGTGCAGCTCAACTACGTGAACGGTAACGAGCCCATCGATGTGAAAACATTGACGGAATACGTGCAAAAGCTGGTCAATCAAAAGCGGGAATTGGAGCGCGAAGTCGACTACCTTAGGTGGTTAAAATTCGTAGCCCAGCCAGATTTTACTTCCAACTCGGATGTAGAGAATCCTTCATTCACTGAGAACGAAAGAGCAAAGAAATATTGCGAAATGTTGCGCACTCACGTGAAGGATCTCTTTAAATTCATGaaagaaatgttaaaaaatacgCACAGTCCGTCGAGTCTGAGCGACGATCATCGTAATATCGTACTCGACGTGCTTCTCAGCTCAAAAACGCTCTACGACGATTTTGCAAAAACGCAAAAGGGTGAAGTACTTCCGTGGGAAGATATCGCTGGTTTTGGAAAATCCGCTCGTCGCAGTCAATCGACCGAGCTCATGGCTCTCAATGAACCTAGAAAATCCAACGGTTTCGAGGCACAGTCAGATTCTGAAGCTTTTTCGGAGCCCGATCGCAAAGTTTCACTGGCGCGAATCGGCCTTCAAGAAACTCTAAAAACTCACAAATCATCCAACAGACCAAGAGCCTCCAAGTACTTGAAAAACTTCAGCGACTCCGAAGACTCCATAGACTTCGTACCTCACCACAAAAATTCCCATCAGTCTGAAACTACCGGAGAAATAGACGTGCCACAACAAATACAACAGATCGTCGAAACGAATAAACTTTTGAGTATAGAATTGAGGATTTTGCGTGAAGAAATACTACCGAAAATGGAGGATACCGAGATCGTCGATAAAATCTCATCGTTGATTGAAACtctcgaaaaatcaaaagCATTCAACGAACGTTTGCGATCTTCGCTCGAGAGAAGTCTCGAAGAAtggagagaaatgaaaaacgacGGTAAAAACAACAGCTTACGAAAAGCTCAACTTGAAATGAAGATTACCGATGTTGAGATCATGGCGATTGAGATCGCTAAGCAAAAGAGCGAACTGCTCAATTACAAAGAAGATACTGACAGAAAAGCCTCCGAGATGATGATTACTCTCAACAGAGAAAACGAGGCGTTAagaacgagaataaaattacTCGAGGAAGAAAATGAACTCACGAGATCCAACGTTTCGACGCTTTCCAAAGACCTCGATCAACTCACTCTTTCACACAGTCAAGTTCTTGTCGAAAATACTAAACTTACTAACGACAAATTGAGACTGGAACAAGAACTTCGAAAAAGCGAGAACAAATATGATACCACTGTGCGATGTCTTCAAGACAAATTTAACAAAGAG GTGACTGATCTCAATCAAATGAACGATTCTCACCGGGCGAGGCTCGAAGAACTCGAAGTGACAAACAAAGAACTGAGAAGGCACGTGGTCGTTTGCGAAGCCAGTGATTCGGCGCCAAGTTCGAGCGGAGTTTCCTCCATTCCCACCGATAACGGTCACAAACAAACTTGCGAGGATTTGTTGCAAGAATATCATACGTAcaat gGTTCTCAATACTGGTTGCCCATAAACTATCCGACATCAACGGGACGAAGTAAATCGTCGTGTTCCCCAGATTTGGGGATTGAGAGCGATGCAGCAGTGTCGACGACGCGGCCACTGCAAGACACACTTAAAATTACAGAATCAATGACGAATTTGTTAAGCGATGAGGACTACAATTCGAACACACATCGAGGAATGCGTGACGTGGACCGGGACAGTCCGCTTCATTTAGAAG GTTTGGACGAAGTCGAGGCTCTTAAGCAGGAGAACGAGGCGTTAAAGAGAAGATTGATGAAAACGAGGCGAGCGCTTGAAGACACGTTCCAACATCTCTCTGCTTCAAACAAGAACAAGAAGAATGTAGAAAAAGCGATAACCAAACAGCTCATGATGACGAAGAGTATtctgaaaaaaacgagaacatATGAGGAACCATTCGATTGA